The following proteins are co-located in the Nitrospira sp. genome:
- a CDS encoding protease inhibitor I42 family protein produces the protein MNSAGQDQHNSSNVGGPRVIESAIGRSFTLHLWEDRTRGEQWVPSYNTKGLALVNDEYLRIAGNNAVDNGRRTFEFASMLPGTHEIVFEKRMGWKCTAEDRRVFQIHVTENGKG, from the coding sequence ATGAATAGTGCGGGGCAGGACCAGCACAATTCCTCGAATGTCGGAGGCCCTCGGGTGATCGAATCGGCGATCGGCCGCTCCTTTACCCTCCATCTTTGGGAAGATCGAACCAGAGGGGAGCAATGGGTCCCGAGTTATAATACCAAAGGACTGGCGCTGGTGAACGATGAGTATTTGCGTATTGCCGGCAACAACGCCGTCGATAATGGCCGACGGACCTTTGAGTTTGCGAGCATGCTTCCAGGAACGCACGAGATTGTGTTTGAAAAGCGCATGGGATGGAAGTGCACCGCCGAAGACCGCCGGGTATTCCAGATTCATGTGACCGAGAACGGAAAAGGCTGA
- the dat gene encoding D-amino-acid transaminase produces MPAIAFLNGRFLPWQEATVSIEDRGFQFGDGVYEVVRTYHGRPFELEAHLNRLDRSAGELSLSQPYSRAQWREWIQQGIEEAGFAEAKVYIQITRGAAPRDHAFPVNVPPTVVMTIRELLPFPDQTRATGVAAKTCEDLRWARCDIKSLNLLANVLAREEAKRAGVFEAILVKDGLVTEGSVSNVMAVQAGTVVTAPEGPRILSGVTRTVVLDLARKEGLPVREQFLPVESLYAADEVFLTGTTVEVLGVIRVDGRSIGAGFPGPITRALAARMTALTG; encoded by the coding sequence GTGCCCGCTATTGCATTTCTCAACGGCCGATTTCTTCCCTGGCAAGAGGCCACGGTCTCGATCGAGGACCGTGGGTTCCAATTTGGCGATGGGGTCTACGAGGTGGTCCGGACGTACCATGGCCGGCCCTTCGAGCTGGAGGCCCATCTCAATCGGCTTGACCGGAGCGCCGGGGAGTTAAGCCTGTCTCAGCCCTATTCAAGAGCGCAGTGGCGGGAATGGATTCAGCAAGGGATTGAAGAAGCTGGATTTGCCGAAGCGAAAGTCTATATCCAGATAACCCGCGGGGCGGCTCCGAGGGACCATGCCTTTCCCGTCAATGTGCCGCCGACGGTGGTGATGACGATCCGTGAGTTGCTGCCGTTCCCGGATCAGACCCGCGCCACCGGAGTGGCCGCTAAGACCTGCGAAGACTTACGCTGGGCACGGTGCGATATCAAGAGCCTGAATTTATTGGCGAATGTGCTGGCGCGAGAGGAGGCGAAGCGGGCCGGCGTGTTCGAAGCGATTCTTGTCAAAGATGGCCTGGTCACGGAAGGGTCGGTCAGCAACGTGATGGCGGTGCAAGCGGGAACGGTGGTCACCGCTCCGGAAGGTCCGCGGATCTTGTCGGGCGTGACACGAACCGTCGTGTTGGACCTCGCCAGAAAAGAGGGCCTGCCGGTGCGCGAGCAATTCCTGCCAGTCGAGTCGCTCTATGCGGCTGACGAAGTATTTCTCACGGGGACGACCGTGGAGGTGCTCGGTGTGATTCGGGTCGATGGACGGAGCATCGGGGCCGGTTTTCCCGGTCCGATCACCAGAGCCCTGGCGGCTCGGATGACGGCCCTGACGGGGTAG
- a CDS encoding 4Fe-4S dicluster domain-containing protein, which yields MALLITDECISCGACLPECPNEAIFETRSDAEGKGNHVGDGQGVGDNIYVITHDRCTECVGHFDEPQCAAVCPVDNCCIADPAYPETTEVLLEKAKTLNPDKAIDPAKIWSGVRN from the coding sequence ATGGCACTGCTGATTACCGATGAATGCATCTCCTGTGGAGCTTGCCTGCCTGAATGTCCGAACGAGGCAATTTTCGAAACCCGGAGCGATGCCGAGGGCAAAGGAAATCATGTCGGCGACGGACAAGGCGTCGGCGATAATATTTACGTCATTACGCACGATCGCTGCACCGAATGCGTCGGGCACTTCGACGAGCCGCAGTGCGCGGCGGTCTGCCCCGTCGACAACTGCTGCATCGCCGACCCGGCCTATCCAGAAACCACCGAAGTGCTGTTGGAAAAGGCGAAAACTTTGAACCCCGATAAAGCCATTGATCCAGCCAAAATCTGGAGCGGCGTTCGGAACTAA
- a CDS encoding DUF192 domain-containing protein yields the protein MAMAQESDREQKKKRIIMMLLLAVLLMSVSMFLVPQKDTDVIVVTFPSGIAVEAEVAQTPEKLLFGLAFRDGLPPNTGMLYIFEENGLHRVRTKEYRFPIDMIWVDESHHVVHMVEHADPCAKDPCPLFGPPPELARYVLQTEAGFIQRSGVAKGDELKYVLRM from the coding sequence ATGGCCATGGCACAGGAGAGCGATCGGGAGCAAAAGAAAAAGCGGATCATCATGATGCTCCTGCTGGCGGTGTTGCTCATGAGCGTCTCGATGTTTCTGGTTCCGCAAAAAGACACTGACGTGATTGTGGTAACGTTTCCGAGCGGCATCGCTGTGGAAGCGGAAGTGGCGCAGACCCCTGAAAAACTGCTTTTCGGGCTGGCGTTTCGTGACGGGTTGCCACCCAATACCGGGATGCTTTATATCTTCGAAGAGAACGGCCTGCACCGCGTCCGAACGAAAGAGTACCGGTTTCCCATCGACATGATTTGGGTGGATGAAAGCCATCATGTGGTGCATATGGTCGAGCATGCCGATCCCTGCGCGAAAGATCCTTGCCCGCTCTTTGGGCCTCCGCCGGAACTGGCCCGGTATGTGCTGCAAACTGAAGCCGGGTTTATCCAGCGATCGGGCGTGGCCAAGGGGGATGAGCTGAAATACGTGCTGCGCATGTAG
- a CDS encoding Rieske 2Fe-2S domain-containing protein gives MEGFQRVALVNEVLPGQSKVVTVNDRAIALFNVDGKFYAVHNLCPHEGGPLNEGRVKGFVVACPWHDLAFDIRNGQGTDGGGYCVGSYEVRTENAEIFVGPRRKAS, from the coding sequence ATGGAAGGGTTTCAGCGAGTCGCACTGGTGAACGAGGTGCTGCCTGGACAATCGAAGGTGGTCACGGTCAATGATCGGGCTATTGCGCTCTTCAATGTCGATGGCAAGTTCTACGCGGTGCATAACCTCTGCCCCCATGAGGGTGGTCCCTTGAATGAAGGGCGAGTGAAGGGGTTTGTCGTGGCTTGTCCCTGGCACGATCTGGCGTTTGATATCCGTAATGGACAGGGGACTGACGGCGGCGGGTACTGCGTCGGAAGTTATGAGGTTCGCACGGAAAACGCGGAGATTTTTGTCGGTCCTCGGCGGAAAGCCTCGTGA
- the rimP gene encoding ribosome maturation factor RimP, whose protein sequence is MTTPEHGSRSVSDRLQDIISPILWTLGLELVEVSCVGQGPRTIIRVFIDKPGGVTVKDCERAHVAVGPALDVADPFPHTYTLEVSSPGLDRPFKRFQDYQRAVGKRVSLKLKEPLHGQWRVVGELMQADEESIVLAVSAKKAAPELVTLNRQIIAEARIAIEI, encoded by the coding sequence TTGACTACTCCGGAGCATGGATCCCGGTCGGTCAGTGACCGGCTTCAGGACATCATTTCTCCGATTCTTTGGACGCTGGGGTTGGAATTAGTGGAAGTGTCGTGTGTCGGGCAGGGGCCGCGCACCATCATCCGCGTATTCATCGATAAGCCGGGCGGCGTCACCGTGAAGGATTGTGAACGGGCCCATGTCGCTGTGGGGCCCGCATTGGATGTGGCAGATCCGTTTCCCCACACCTATACGCTTGAAGTGTCGTCACCAGGGCTCGATCGCCCCTTCAAACGGTTCCAAGATTATCAGCGTGCGGTTGGGAAGCGTGTGAGCCTTAAGCTGAAGGAGCCGCTGCATGGCCAGTGGCGTGTGGTCGGAGAATTGATGCAGGCGGACGAGGAGTCGATCGTGCTGGCGGTTTCGGCGAAAAAGGCGGCACCGGAACTGGTGACGCTGAACCGGCAGATCATTGCAGAGGCCCGGATCGCCATCGAAATATAG
- the nusA gene encoding transcription termination factor NusA, translating into MNRELIAVIDEIGRQKGIDKSRVIGAIESALQTAAKKRFGQAENIQVEIDPKTGEISVVSKKVIVDQVSNPKAEISLQEARQFDSEAEVGDEIGSLIEMDELGRIAAQTAKQVIFQKVREAEWEAVQKEYSTRQGDLVNGIILGMERRNYLVDLGKTEAVLPIQEQIPRETYRRGDRVKAMLLEVRRTPKDVQVILTRSHPQFVSKLFELEVPEVMEKIVEIKSVVREPGDRTKIAVTSREKAVDPVGACVGIKGSRVQAVVRELRGEKIDIITWTQDPRVFIAEALNPATIEKVGIDDEKKSALVVVADSQLSLAIGKNGQNVRLAARLTGWKIDIISATEYEKEKVERDKEIKAALAEEAEAQRLQEEARQAAKAEETETTTN; encoded by the coding sequence ATGAATCGAGAATTGATCGCAGTCATTGATGAGATCGGGCGCCAGAAAGGCATCGACAAGTCCCGCGTGATCGGCGCGATTGAGTCGGCCCTTCAAACGGCGGCCAAAAAGCGATTCGGCCAGGCGGAGAACATTCAGGTCGAAATTGATCCCAAGACGGGCGAGATCTCCGTCGTGTCGAAGAAAGTCATCGTCGATCAAGTCAGTAATCCCAAAGCCGAAATCTCTCTCCAGGAAGCGCGGCAATTCGACAGCGAAGCCGAAGTGGGCGATGAAATCGGCTCCTTGATCGAGATGGACGAACTCGGCCGCATCGCCGCCCAGACGGCCAAGCAAGTCATCTTTCAAAAGGTGCGCGAAGCCGAATGGGAAGCCGTGCAGAAAGAGTACTCGACCCGCCAGGGCGATCTGGTCAACGGCATCATTCTCGGCATGGAACGGCGCAATTACCTCGTCGATCTCGGAAAGACCGAGGCCGTGCTGCCCATTCAGGAGCAAATTCCCCGGGAGACCTATCGGCGCGGCGATCGGGTGAAGGCCATGCTGCTGGAGGTTCGCCGGACGCCGAAAGATGTGCAGGTCATTCTGACGCGGAGCCATCCGCAGTTCGTCTCCAAGCTGTTTGAGCTGGAAGTGCCGGAGGTCATGGAGAAGATCGTCGAGATCAAGTCGGTGGTGCGGGAACCGGGTGACCGGACCAAGATCGCCGTCACCTCGCGGGAAAAAGCCGTCGATCCGGTCGGCGCCTGTGTCGGCATCAAGGGGTCCCGGGTGCAAGCGGTCGTGCGCGAGCTGCGGGGCGAGAAGATCGACATCATTACCTGGACGCAGGACCCGCGTGTGTTCATCGCCGAAGCCCTCAATCCGGCGACGATCGAGAAGGTCGGCATCGATGACGAAAAGAAATCGGCGCTGGTGGTCGTGGCCGATTCGCAGCTGTCGCTGGCGATCGGCAAGAACGGCCAGAATGTCCGCCTGGCGGCTCGATTGACCGGCTGGAAGATCGATATTATCAGCGCGACCGAGTACGAGAAGGAAAAAGTCGAGAGAGATAAAGAGATCAAAGCGGCCCTGGCTGAAGAGGCCGAAGCGCAGCGACTCCAGGAAGAAGCGCGGCAGGCTGCCAAGGCAGAAGAAACCGAAACGACGACAAACTAG